In Chryseobacterium camelliae, one DNA window encodes the following:
- a CDS encoding 1-aminocyclopropane-1-carboxylate deaminase/D-cysteine desulfhydrase, translating into MNIPDIHIPITKIPVGSNIQLFMKREDLIHPGISGNKYWKLFYNINHYLDKNHSQPYLITFGGAFSNHIAAVSAVAKQFGIPALGVIRGEELHDQWQDNPTLAFADKNGMGLKFVTREQYRHKDRLTVGLQADFPDALIIPEGGTNADAVKGVGFMLNNETKDFDYLCTAVGTGGTLAGISSYCEDHQRVVGLKVVSDSSLESKIAELTSKRNFDLIDSAFGGYGKIKDKNIRFINDFKSRYGIPLDPIYTGKMMQKVLELAEQGYFPENSRILCFHTGGLQGIEGANLLLKKQNRNLIT; encoded by the coding sequence ATGAACATTCCAGATATTCATATTCCCATAACTAAAATTCCGGTGGGAAGCAATATACAGCTCTTCATGAAAAGAGAAGACCTGATCCATCCCGGCATTTCCGGCAATAAATACTGGAAACTATTTTATAATATCAATCATTACCTGGATAAAAACCATTCACAACCTTACCTTATCACGTTTGGGGGTGCCTTTTCCAATCATATTGCGGCAGTATCGGCAGTGGCAAAACAATTCGGTATTCCGGCTTTAGGAGTTATCCGTGGAGAAGAGCTGCATGATCAGTGGCAGGATAATCCCACACTTGCTTTTGCTGACAAGAACGGTATGGGCCTGAAATTCGTTACCCGTGAGCAATACAGGCATAAGGATCGGCTTACCGTTGGCCTCCAGGCTGACTTTCCCGATGCACTGATCATTCCGGAAGGGGGAACCAACGCAGATGCCGTAAAAGGGGTCGGCTTTATGCTCAATAACGAAACCAAAGATTTTGACTATCTTTGCACAGCAGTTGGAACCGGAGGAACGCTTGCTGGAATTTCTTCATATTGCGAAGATCATCAGCGGGTTGTAGGGTTGAAAGTGGTTAGTGACAGTTCCCTGGAGAGCAAGATTGCAGAGCTGACTTCAAAAAGGAATTTTGACCTAATAGATTCAGCTTTCGGAGGTTATGGTAAAATAAAAGATAAAAACATCCGTTTTATCAATGATTTCAAAAGCCGTTACGGGATTCCTTTAGACCCGATCTATACAGGAAAGATGATGCAGAAGGTTTTGGAATTGGCGGAACAGGGATATTTCCCTGAAAACAGCAGGATTTTGTGCTTTCATACCGGAGGTTTGCAGGGAATTGAGGGGGCCAATCTGCTTTTGAAAAAACAGAACAGAAATTTAATCACATAA
- a CDS encoding glucosaminidase domain-containing protein, whose amino-acid sequence MKRLVLLVSLLVLSRFSAQTWATEDQYIQKFAKYAVEEMEKYKIPASITLAQGLLETGGGQSRLALEGKNHFGIKCKEDWTGKTMKHTDDAPNECFRVYEDPRQSYEDHSIFLSTRKYYANLFNLDMKDYRAWAYGLKKAGYATNPRYASILISKIEKYRLYEFDNTNSNEVLYAVLKMYPNLKDDRSFMAQLEPEKYTKKAKDPVTIKVPYQQTSYAQQQKRVEKIKNRAETLNSILIKSHPNEGLKYIVIPEDTNVKFIAEKFKISESRLMKWNELESDMLKKNDIVFLEAKNSAGNTATYKAASGEDMHDIAQKFGIKLSKLYAKNRMDEGQQPSAGQLIYLIDKKPRH is encoded by the coding sequence ATGAAAAGACTTGTCTTACTCGTAAGCCTTTTAGTTTTATCAAGATTCTCAGCCCAGACCTGGGCTACCGAAGATCAGTACATACAGAAATTCGCCAAATATGCAGTGGAAGAGATGGAGAAATATAAAATCCCGGCTTCCATTACCCTGGCACAGGGACTTCTGGAAACTGGAGGCGGACAGAGCCGTCTTGCCCTGGAAGGTAAAAACCACTTCGGCATCAAGTGTAAAGAAGACTGGACGGGGAAGACCATGAAACATACGGATGATGCACCCAATGAATGCTTCCGGGTGTATGAAGATCCTAGGCAATCCTATGAAGACCATTCCATCTTCCTTTCGACCAGGAAATACTACGCCAATCTCTTCAACCTGGATATGAAGGATTACCGCGCCTGGGCCTATGGACTGAAAAAGGCAGGTTATGCCACCAATCCGAGGTATGCCTCAATACTCATCAGCAAAATAGAAAAATACAGGCTGTACGAATTTGATAATACCAATTCCAATGAGGTATTGTACGCCGTTCTTAAAATGTATCCTAACCTGAAAGACGACCGTTCTTTCATGGCTCAGCTGGAACCGGAAAAGTATACGAAAAAAGCCAAAGATCCGGTAACCATAAAAGTTCCTTACCAGCAGACTTCTTATGCACAGCAACAGAAGAGGGTAGAAAAAATAAAAAACAGGGCTGAAACGTTAAACTCCATCCTTATTAAAAGCCATCCTAACGAAGGCCTGAAATATATCGTCATTCCTGAAGATACCAATGTTAAATTCATTGCGGAAAAATTTAAGATCAGTGAAAGCAGGCTGATGAAATGGAATGAACTGGAAAGCGATATGCTGAAGAAAAATGACATTGTTTTCCTGGAAGCTAAAAATTCCGCAGGCAATACCGCTACCTACAAAGCCGCTTCCGGCGAAGATATGCATGATATTGCACAGAAATTCGGGATCAAGCTGAGCAAGCTTTATGCTAAAAACAGGATGGATGAAGGTCAGCAGCCTTCTGCAGGGCAATTGATCTACCTGATCGATAAAAAGCCAAGACATTAA
- the hemL gene encoding glutamate-1-semialdehyde 2,1-aminomutase yields the protein MKYQRSSALFDEAYQYIPGGVNSPVRAFKSVGGVPVFMKSAKGAYLTDADDNTYIDYINSWGPAILGHTHPEVLEELKIQAEKGFSFGAPTELETEIAKFIVENVPNIDQIRMVSSGTEACMSAIRLARGYTGREKIIKFEGCYHGHSDSFLIKAGSGAATFGNPNSPGVTQGTAKDTLLARYNDFEQVQDLFRHNQGEIAAIIIEPVAGNMGCVLPENEFLQDLRKICDENGTLLIFDEVMTGFRLAFGGAQELFGVKADLVTYGKVIGGGLPVGAFAGRNEIMDCLAPKGAVYQAGTLSGNPLAMRAGLKTLQIIKNDPEFFNRLAKTTETLDFEIGKILNEKGIAHKINRKGSMMSVFFHINRVSNFDEAQEANHSLFNNFFHQMLQNGIYLPPSGYETYFISDAIKDRELDMTLEAVRKFEYS from the coding sequence ATGAAATACCAGAGAAGTTCGGCTTTATTCGATGAAGCGTACCAATACATTCCCGGGGGAGTTAATTCTCCGGTCCGGGCATTCAAATCCGTCGGGGGAGTGCCGGTTTTTATGAAATCTGCCAAAGGAGCTTACCTTACCGATGCGGATGACAATACCTATATCGATTACATCAATTCCTGGGGGCCTGCCATTTTGGGGCATACCCATCCCGAAGTGCTGGAAGAATTGAAAATTCAGGCTGAGAAAGGGTTTTCATTCGGCGCGCCTACGGAACTGGAAACTGAAATTGCAAAATTCATTGTAGAGAACGTACCGAATATAGACCAGATCAGGATGGTTTCCTCAGGAACTGAAGCCTGCATGAGTGCCATCAGGCTGGCCAGGGGATATACCGGAAGAGAAAAAATAATTAAGTTTGAAGGCTGTTACCATGGGCATTCAGATTCATTCCTGATTAAGGCCGGAAGCGGTGCCGCTACTTTCGGGAATCCGAACTCACCGGGTGTGACCCAGGGTACGGCTAAGGATACCCTTTTGGCAAGATACAATGATTTTGAGCAAGTGCAGGATCTTTTCCGCCATAACCAGGGTGAAATTGCCGCTATCATCATCGAACCGGTGGCAGGAAATATGGGCTGCGTGCTTCCTGAGAACGAATTCCTTCAGGACCTGAGAAAGATCTGCGATGAAAACGGTACTTTGCTGATCTTTGATGAAGTCATGACTGGTTTCAGGCTGGCTTTCGGAGGGGCACAGGAATTATTCGGCGTTAAAGCTGACCTGGTTACCTATGGGAAAGTAATCGGAGGCGGTCTTCCGGTAGGTGCTTTTGCAGGCCGGAATGAAATTATGGACTGTCTTGCTCCGAAAGGGGCCGTTTACCAGGCCGGAACTTTAAGTGGAAATCCACTGGCCATGAGGGCAGGACTGAAAACACTCCAGATCATTAAAAATGACCCTGAGTTTTTCAACAGACTGGCCAAAACCACAGAAACCCTGGATTTCGAGATCGGAAAGATTCTGAATGAAAAAGGGATTGCCCACAAGATCAACCGTAAGGGTTCCATGATGTCGGTATTCTTCCATATCAACCGTGTTTCTAATTTTGACGAAGCACAGGAGGCCAACCATTCCCTTTTCAATAATTTCTTCCACCAGATGCTGCAAAACGGGATCTACCTTCCACCAAGCGGCTATGAAACCTACTTTATCAGCGACGCGATCAAAGACCGTGAACTGGATATGACGCTGGAAGCAGTGAGGAAGTTTGAGTATTCTTAA
- a CDS encoding TonB-dependent receptor translates to MKKQLHKSIMLLALFSAGYAFAQSQVLEGRVLDEKDNTPIEGVKVKVNDQEVTTDISGNYSLSLPPGTNYVVTVTSNGYNRKEISEVIVKNDTNTHLDIVLNKPATKEKEIEGVVIRSNARKETIASTIGLQRNAGVVSQVIGVEAIKRSPDRNTGEVLKRVSGVSLFDGRYIVVRGLSDRYNQAMLNGIQLSSTEPDRKTFSFDLFPANVIETLVINKTFIPEYSGEWAGGLIQVNTKDIPNKNFFNLQLGVGGNSITTNHEFHMQKGGKWDFLGFDDGYRKLPTSMPAKNAFSILDEATKTAIGQQYVKNLGYSSIGYPENLSLQLDGGFNTKIFGKDLGVIAVLNYSNNKRRTESKNSFFTINDQIADTNFDYFTEKFSNDVILGGLLNLTLKLNNNNKISLKNIITNNTVNHMSFRTGKDFEFDPINGTNIIAREIGFKETTFYNSTLNGTHKIDALGGLTVNWYGSFGILDQYIPLLQRLQYNQYPDINGSPYLALISNGLSQKSGSVFYSTLSDYLYNAGGDVSKTFEMFGQKQTIKGGYLFQVKDRIYNSRPFSVRLSGYNQQLLSQPFETIFDPSNFGTGGNKFTFDEIAGNQYRYIANTILNAGYLQFDNNLTPWLRAVWGLRVENFDQLVGSTKRSDDRFVNTRVTDFLPALNLTFKVTNNMNIRVAGSQTVVRPEFREVSPLAYYDFDLGATVIGNKFIQRTKITNADLRWEWYPRNGEILSIAGFYKNFKNPIELYFNQSGVGTSNTFNYLNVDKADAYGAELEFRKKLDFASALKNFTVGGNFALIKNRVTDEATKVDRPMQGQSPYTVNLSLQYDTEKSGWSSTVLFNMIGRRILYVGNDQVPPIWENPRPLLDFQVAKKIWQNKGEIKLNLADILNRHAKFYHDLNNNKKYDSKDALAIDRVTGTNISLTLGYSF, encoded by the coding sequence ATGAAAAAACAACTCCACAAGAGCATTATGCTGCTTGCTTTGTTTTCTGCTGGTTATGCTTTCGCACAAAGCCAGGTTCTGGAAGGTAGGGTACTGGACGAGAAAGACAATACGCCTATTGAGGGTGTAAAAGTAAAGGTAAATGACCAGGAAGTCACTACTGACATTTCGGGAAATTACTCCCTAAGTCTTCCACCAGGCACCAATTATGTTGTTACTGTTACCTCTAACGGATACAACAGAAAAGAAATAAGCGAAGTTATTGTAAAGAACGATACCAACACTCATCTTGATATTGTTCTTAACAAGCCGGCCACCAAAGAAAAAGAAATTGAAGGGGTTGTCATTCGATCCAACGCTAGAAAAGAGACTATTGCCTCCACGATTGGCCTGCAAAGAAATGCTGGGGTTGTTTCACAGGTTATCGGTGTAGAGGCTATCAAAAGGAGCCCGGACCGAAATACAGGTGAAGTTCTAAAAAGGGTATCAGGAGTAAGTTTGTTTGACGGAAGGTATATTGTTGTAAGAGGTTTGTCTGACCGCTACAACCAGGCTATGCTTAACGGTATTCAGCTTTCCAGTACGGAGCCGGACAGAAAAACATTTTCCTTTGATCTCTTTCCTGCTAACGTTATTGAAACACTGGTTATCAATAAAACATTCATCCCTGAATACAGTGGAGAATGGGCTGGAGGGCTGATCCAGGTAAATACGAAAGATATTCCAAACAAAAACTTTTTCAATCTGCAGTTGGGTGTTGGAGGAAACTCCATTACGACGAATCATGAATTCCATATGCAGAAAGGCGGTAAGTGGGATTTTCTTGGTTTTGATGACGGTTATAGAAAACTGCCTACGAGTATGCCTGCGAAGAATGCTTTCAGCATTTTGGATGAAGCTACAAAAACCGCTATCGGCCAGCAATATGTTAAAAACCTTGGCTACAGCAGTATCGGATACCCGGAAAATTTAAGCCTTCAGTTAGACGGTGGATTCAATACAAAAATATTCGGAAAAGATTTAGGAGTTATTGCCGTATTGAACTATAGTAATAACAAAAGGAGAACAGAATCTAAAAACAGCTTCTTTACAATCAATGACCAGATCGCAGATACGAATTTTGACTATTTCACTGAAAAATTCAGCAACGACGTTATCCTTGGCGGTTTATTAAACCTGACTCTAAAACTTAACAACAATAACAAAATTTCCCTGAAGAACATTATTACCAACAATACGGTTAACCATATGTCTTTCAGAACCGGAAAAGATTTTGAATTTGATCCTATCAACGGAACCAATATCATTGCACGGGAAATAGGATTTAAAGAAACCACATTCTACAATTCCACCCTTAATGGAACTCACAAGATAGATGCTTTAGGCGGACTTACCGTGAACTGGTATGGAAGCTTTGGAATACTGGATCAGTATATCCCTTTACTTCAGCGTTTACAATACAACCAATACCCTGATATAAACGGCAGTCCTTACTTGGCACTTATCTCAAACGGCCTATCTCAGAAATCTGGAAGTGTATTCTACTCCACGCTCAGCGATTATCTGTATAATGCCGGCGGAGATGTATCCAAAACTTTTGAAATGTTCGGACAGAAACAGACTATTAAAGGAGGTTATTTATTCCAGGTTAAAGACAGGATTTATAATTCCAGGCCATTCTCTGTAAGACTTTCGGGATATAATCAACAACTGCTCTCCCAGCCGTTTGAAACCATCTTTGACCCTTCAAACTTCGGAACAGGAGGAAACAAATTTACGTTTGACGAAATTGCAGGTAACCAGTACAGATATATTGCCAATACCATTCTTAATGCCGGGTACCTACAGTTTGACAACAATCTTACACCATGGCTGAGGGCTGTTTGGGGATTAAGGGTTGAAAACTTTGATCAATTGGTAGGAAGTACAAAAAGAAGCGACGACCGCTTCGTAAATACAAGGGTAACGGATTTCCTCCCGGCTCTTAACCTGACTTTCAAAGTAACCAATAATATGAATATACGGGTTGCCGGTTCACAAACCGTAGTAAGACCGGAATTCCGTGAGGTATCTCCACTGGCTTATTATGATTTTGATCTGGGAGCAACTGTAATTGGAAATAAGTTTATCCAGAGAACCAAGATTACCAATGCAGATCTTCGTTGGGAGTGGTATCCTAGGAACGGAGAAATCCTCTCCATAGCAGGGTTTTACAAAAACTTTAAAAATCCGATTGAGCTATATTTTAACCAGTCCGGGGTTGGAACCAGTAATACCTTCAACTACCTGAACGTAGATAAGGCAGATGCCTATGGTGCTGAGCTTGAATTCAGAAAAAAGCTTGATTTTGCAAGTGCTCTTAAGAATTTTACCGTTGGCGGTAACTTTGCTTTGATCAAAAACAGGGTGACAGATGAAGCTACAAAAGTGGACAGGCCTATGCAGGGACAGTCTCCTTATACGGTAAATTTAAGCCTTCAGTATGACACTGAAAAATCAGGATGGTCCTCTACCGTATTATTTAACATGATCGGGCGAAGAATCCTTTATGTAGGAAATGACCAAGTTCCGCCAATCTGGGAGAATCCTAGACCGCTTCTCGATTTCCAGGTGGCTAAGAAAATCTGGCAGAACAAAGGCGAGATCAAGCTTAATTTAGCTGATATACTGAATAGGCATGCGAAGTTTTACCATGACCTGAACAATAACAAAAAGTATGATAGTAAAGATGCACTGGCCATTGACAGAGTAACGGGAACTAACATCAGCTTAACACTCGGCTACAGCTTTTAA
- a CDS encoding response regulator transcription factor, with translation MNQKKILLIDDELDILEILSYNLEKEGYDIFTATNGNEGIEKAKEIIPDLILLDVMMPEKDGIETCQELRKIKELQKTLIVFLSARSEEFSQLAGFQAGANDYVVKLIKPKILISKVNALLQLTSQVSDNAKLIEIGDLVIDKDNFRVSKNGQQFLLPKKEFDLLYLLASNTEKVFKREEILEKVWGNDVIVGERTIDVHIRRLREKLGISTIQTLKGIGYKLIV, from the coding sequence ATGAACCAAAAGAAAATACTCTTAATAGACGACGAACTGGATATTTTAGAGATTCTGTCTTATAATTTGGAAAAAGAAGGCTACGATATTTTCACTGCTACCAATGGTAATGAAGGCATTGAAAAAGCCAAGGAAATTATTCCTGATCTTATCCTGCTGGATGTCATGATGCCTGAAAAAGACGGTATCGAAACCTGTCAGGAACTCCGCAAAATCAAAGAACTTCAGAAAACCCTTATTGTCTTCCTTTCAGCAAGGAGTGAAGAGTTCTCACAGTTGGCAGGTTTTCAGGCAGGTGCCAATGATTATGTGGTGAAGCTGATCAAACCGAAGATCCTTATCTCCAAAGTCAATGCCCTTCTACAGCTTACCTCACAGGTTTCAGACAATGCCAAGCTTATTGAAATAGGAGACCTGGTGATTGATAAAGATAATTTCAGGGTGTCTAAAAACGGTCAGCAATTCCTGTTGCCTAAAAAAGAATTTGACCTGCTGTATCTTCTTGCTTCCAACACGGAAAAAGTCTTTAAAAGAGAGGAGATCCTGGAAAAAGTATGGGGCAATGATGTTATTGTCGGAGAAAGAACCATCGACGTACATATCAGAAGGCTGAGAGAAAAATTAGGGATTAGCACCATCCAGACCCTGAAGGGAATCGGATACAAGCTTATTGTCTAA
- a CDS encoding sensor histidine kinase yields the protein MKFYRLTLLASCLLTLVMFLLVIIFDALKDIYYQTPFFKIGLLICLVFIFMINYVVLELLFSYYGRKQVRGLSQILPQEIVHDQDENITIKELGERFSDLNQRKVTEIDMMKEMESYRKEYIGNVSHELKTPLFSIQGYVETLRDGGVNNLTIRDKYLERIDKSVERLIAIVTDLDMINRLEAGEINLNISRFDVNLLIKEIFDLLDLEAEKHNTTLQIQTLQPQILVDADKQKISQVFINLISNAIHYANRQEARVTVKTSVLKNKVLIEVIDNGMGIKSEILPRIFERFYRVEASRSRREGGSGLGLAIVKHILEAHNENITVESVYLEGTKFSFMLEKGK from the coding sequence TTGAAATTTTACAGACTTACCCTGCTCGCCTCATGTCTGCTGACACTGGTGATGTTTCTGCTGGTTATTATCTTTGATGCTTTAAAAGATATCTATTACCAGACTCCGTTTTTTAAGATAGGGCTTCTGATCTGCCTTGTCTTTATTTTCATGATCAATTACGTAGTACTGGAGTTGCTCTTCAGTTATTATGGAAGAAAACAGGTTCGTGGCCTTTCCCAGATCCTGCCCCAGGAAATTGTTCACGACCAGGATGAAAACATTACCATCAAAGAACTGGGAGAGCGGTTTTCCGACCTCAACCAGCGTAAAGTAACCGAAATAGACATGATGAAGGAAATGGAGAGTTACCGGAAAGAATACATCGGGAATGTTTCCCATGAGCTTAAGACACCTCTGTTTTCAATCCAGGGTTACGTGGAAACCCTTAGAGACGGAGGCGTCAACAACCTGACGATCCGTGATAAGTACCTGGAAAGAATTGATAAATCCGTTGAAAGGCTCATTGCCATCGTTACCGATCTGGATATGATCAACAGGCTGGAAGCCGGAGAGATCAATCTTAATATATCCCGGTTCGATGTCAACCTCCTGATCAAGGAAATTTTTGACCTGCTCGACCTCGAAGCGGAAAAGCATAATACTACACTACAGATCCAGACCCTGCAGCCGCAGATCCTTGTGGATGCCGACAAACAAAAAATATCACAGGTATTCATTAACCTCATATCCAACGCTATTCATTATGCCAACCGGCAGGAAGCGCGGGTTACCGTAAAAACCAGCGTCCTGAAAAATAAAGTGCTCATAGAGGTAATCGATAACGGAATGGGAATTAAGTCTGAGATACTCCCGCGTATTTTCGAACGTTTTTACCGTGTTGAAGCCAGCAGAAGCCGCAGGGAAGGAGGATCAGGTCTTGGCCTTGCCATTGTGAAACATATCCTTGAGGCCCATAATGAAAATATCACCGTAGAGAGCGTTTATTTAGAAGGAACAAAGTTCAGTTTCATGCTTGAAAAAGGGAAATGA
- a CDS encoding IS1096 element passenger TnpR family protein: protein MVYKIRVILDAKEDIFRDIEVKGKQTLWNLHLGIKSAFSLQGDELSTFNLLEDDGTIIKSVPLEDMSDDGDGEIMSDVYIDEAFETKGNKAQFQYGFLDLWEFFCELVEVIEETKGVNYPITVYRFGNVPLKAPAKSGSNGGSKKRSAMPLLEDDFSFDDDFAATGNFEEDDNTFDDEEEDYNDDIFDEEDDNDDEK from the coding sequence ATGGTTTATAAAATCCGCGTAATATTAGATGCGAAAGAAGATATTTTCCGTGATATTGAGGTTAAGGGAAAACAGACGCTATGGAACTTACATTTAGGAATTAAAAGTGCCTTCAGCCTGCAGGGTGATGAGCTTTCCACTTTTAACCTGCTGGAAGATGACGGTACCATCATAAAAAGTGTTCCGTTAGAGGATATGAGCGATGACGGAGACGGCGAAATCATGTCGGATGTGTATATCGATGAAGCTTTTGAAACTAAAGGCAATAAAGCCCAGTTCCAGTACGGGTTTCTCGATCTTTGGGAATTTTTCTGTGAATTGGTGGAAGTCATTGAGGAAACCAAAGGAGTTAACTATCCCATCACCGTATACCGTTTTGGTAATGTTCCCCTTAAAGCTCCTGCCAAAAGCGGAAGTAACGGAGGATCCAAAAAGAGATCTGCCATGCCTTTACTGGAAGATGACTTCAGCTTTGATGACGATTTTGCAGCTACAGGCAATTTTGAAGAGGATGACAATACCTTCGATGATGAAGAGGAAGATTACAACGATGACATCTTCGATGAAGAAGATGACAACGACGATGAAAAGTAA
- a CDS encoding lipocalin family protein: MKNLKRIAIPVSLGIIGLVLLNSCSVGIPKGATAVKNFDADRYLGKWYEIARFDYRFEKDMDNVTATYSKNPDGSIKVDNRGYNYVKKEWKESIGEARFVNDQTEARLKVSFFKPIWAGYNVIEIDDDYQYALVVGNNLKYIWILSRTTTIPEHIRQKFLEKAKSIGYNTDELIWVKHNQ; the protein is encoded by the coding sequence ATGAAAAACCTGAAAAGAATAGCCATTCCCGTTTCACTGGGAATAATCGGATTGGTGCTGCTGAATTCATGTTCGGTAGGGATTCCCAAAGGAGCTACAGCCGTAAAAAACTTTGATGCAGACCGTTATCTGGGAAAATGGTATGAAATTGCCCGGTTCGATTACCGTTTTGAAAAAGATATGGATAATGTAACGGCAACGTATTCTAAAAATCCTGATGGAAGCATTAAAGTTGACAACAGAGGGTACAATTACGTGAAAAAAGAATGGAAAGAATCTATTGGGGAAGCCAGGTTTGTGAATGACCAGACAGAGGCGAGGCTCAAAGTTTCATTTTTTAAGCCGATCTGGGCAGGCTATAACGTCATTGAGATCGATGACGATTATCAATACGCCTTAGTGGTGGGTAACAATCTCAAATACATTTGGATCCTTTCCCGTACGACCACTATTCCTGAACATATACGTCAGAAATTCCTTGAAAAGGCAAAAAGCATCGGATATAACACGGATGAGCTGATCTGGGTGAAACATAATCAGTAA
- a CDS encoding CinA family nicotinamide mononucleotide deamidase-related protein, whose translation MEKAVLITIGDEILSGNTVDTNSNFIASELKAIGIKVIQILTISDEIETIKETLKSAFETGDLVITTGGLGPTRDDKTKKALAEFFDDEIELDEATFEHLRRYMEKRGRIEILERNREQAFVPKKSTVFQNHYGTAPCMMMEQQGKLSFSLPGVPYEVKPLVRDQIVPYLKERFSLNHIVSRIVSVVGIPESILADTIEGWELALPAHITLSYLPVGTRVKMRLTATGAVEELLNRQLEQEIQKLFPIIGDHIIATSEDKIEKILAELLDEKGMTISTAESCTGGELAKMLTSNSGSSKYYMGGMISYATEKKTEILKVSQKTIDEYTVVSAEVAQEMAAGCRELFRTDIALSTTGVAGPGKGEDGKAVGTVFYTIRIREREETSRLFLPHLDRLDFMHFVSQKILQDLVSLLISA comes from the coding sequence ATGGAAAAAGCGGTTCTGATTACCATCGGGGATGAAATCCTTTCCGGAAATACGGTAGATACCAATTCTAATTTTATAGCTTCAGAGCTTAAAGCCATCGGGATAAAAGTGATACAGATCCTTACGATCTCGGACGAAATTGAAACCATCAAAGAAACCCTGAAATCAGCCTTTGAAACAGGAGACCTGGTCATAACAACCGGCGGACTGGGCCCTACGCGAGATGATAAAACGAAAAAAGCCTTAGCCGAATTCTTTGATGATGAAATCGAACTGGATGAGGCTACCTTTGAACACCTCAGGAGATACATGGAAAAGCGCGGCCGGATAGAAATTCTGGAAAGAAACAGGGAACAGGCTTTTGTTCCGAAGAAATCCACTGTTTTTCAGAACCATTACGGAACGGCTCCCTGCATGATGATGGAGCAGCAGGGAAAACTCTCGTTCAGCCTTCCGGGCGTCCCGTATGAGGTAAAACCCCTGGTCAGAGATCAGATTGTTCCGTATCTTAAAGAAAGATTCAGCCTAAACCATATTGTTTCCAGGATTGTTTCCGTAGTCGGCATTCCGGAAAGCATACTTGCAGATACCATAGAAGGATGGGAGCTGGCGCTGCCGGCACATATCACCTTGTCCTATCTCCCAGTCGGGACCCGTGTCAAAATGAGGCTTACAGCCACAGGAGCTGTGGAAGAATTGCTGAACAGGCAGCTTGAACAGGAAATACAGAAATTATTCCCGATAATCGGGGACCATATCATTGCCACTTCAGAAGATAAAATCGAGAAAATACTGGCAGAGCTGCTGGATGAAAAGGGTATGACCATTTCCACGGCAGAAAGCTGTACCGGCGGAGAACTGGCTAAAATGCTGACATCCAATTCCGGGAGCTCAAAATACTATATGGGAGGAATGATTTCCTATGCCACCGAAAAGAAAACCGAAATCCTTAAAGTGTCTCAGAAAACCATAGATGAGTATACCGTAGTCAGTGCTGAAGTTGCTCAGGAAATGGCTGCAGGATGCCGTGAATTGTTCAGGACTGATATTGCTCTTTCCACCACAGGGGTTGCCGGGCCCGGAAAAGGCGAAGACGGCAAGGCAGTGGGTACCGTATTTTATACCATCAGGATCAGGGAACGGGAAGAAACGTCCCGGCTTTTCCTGCCGCATCTGGACAGGTTAGACTTCATGCATTTTGTTTCTCAAAAAATTCTTCAGGACCTTGTTTCGCTGTTGATAAGTGCCTAA